A stretch of the Aphis gossypii isolate Hap1 chromosome 2, ASM2018417v2, whole genome shotgun sequence genome encodes the following:
- the LOC114121838 gene encoding uncharacterized protein LOC114121838, with translation MKCVSKPLPQMHSGFDFTRNKMSVINVRILFLCIIVLSERCTSLNDKNNFLNNNVNAPADATKTRFEQNNGFWDPLNLPKSFDAREKWCKCPSIGHIYDQGNCKSSYAISVASAVSDRICIHSNGTMKPKLSAQQILSCCYLCGDGCRGGDHSESWYFYKRHGLVSGGEYGSDEGCQPYTIEPCQHLETAVENKCSNKTLFTPECKFQCYNPNYGTIYSKDNHQGTYYRIPAYKAMKEIYENGPITASFYMYQDFVNYQSGVYAYNSGKYVTTQAVKIIGWGEENGTPYWLAANSFNTYWGDNGYAKILRGANECYIEEYMYAGLPLLLLSSNMPYITMKIVLLLVYSFCITCDANFKLHKIIAHVNNANATWQAGVNSFHTNDHKKLVGTFYHPDADILDHEAFEGTAVNGGDCDNDGDGDANEVPESFDARYHWFDCTSISHIWNQGNCAADWAISVTSAMNDRICIASKGNITALYSPQKVVSCCEDCGNGCNGGYTAAAWRYILKKGIVTGGDYGSNEGCQPWLVQPCNASTTSADPSSVLGPHGVCGGDPVATPKCDLSCYNAQHKGKYLDEIIKAKRIFTFDGCAARKNLRKHGPYVVTMRVYEDFLAYKSGVYHHVTGDYLGLLSVRMIGWGLEGGQGYWLLANSWGTSWGDKGYFKIRRFANECWIENFRYAGIPKL, from the exons ATGAAGTGCGTTTCAAAACCACTACCGCAAATGCATTCTGGTTTTGATTTCACTCGCAATAAGATGTCTGTTATAAACGTTAGGATATTGTTCCTATGTATAATCGTTCTCAGTGAACGTTGTACATCTTTAAatgacaaaaacaattttttgaacaataatgTAAATGCACCAGCTGACGCCACGAAGACTCGTTTTgag cAGAACAATGGTTTTTGGGATCCACTGAACCTACCAAAAAGTTTCGACGCTCGAGAAAAATGGTGCAAATGTCCGTCTATTGGTCATATTTATGACCAGGGTAACTGCAAATCAAGCTACGCTATTTCTGTGGCATCGGCCGTAAGCGACCGAATCTGTATCCATTCGAATGGAACGATGAAACCAAAACTGTCGGCACAGCAAATATTGTCTTGTTGCTACCTTTGCGGAGATGGATGCAGGGGTGGCGACCATTCCGAGTCTTGGTACTTCTACAAAAGACACGGATTGGTATCTGGTGGTGAATATGGTTCGGACGAG GGATGTCAACCGTATACGATTGAACCATGCCAACATTTAGAAACCGCAGTTGAAAACAAATGCTCGAATAAAACACTATTCACTCCAGAGTGCAAGTTTCAATGTTATAATCCTAACTATGGGACAATATACTCGAAAGACAATCATCAAG gaacATATTATCGTATTCCAGCATATAAGGCGATGAAAGAAATTTACGAAAACGGTCCAATAACTGCGTCGTTTTATATGTACCAAGATTTTGTCAACTATCAATCAG GTGTGTACGCGTACAACTCTGGAAAATACGTTACCACTCAAGCGGTTAAAATTATAGGCTGGGGTGAAGAGAACGGTACGCCGTACTGGTTGGCAGCCAACTCGTTTAATACATATTGGGGCGACAACGGATATGCCAAAATTCTACGAGGCGCCAATGAATGTTATATAGAAGAATATATGTACGCCGGATTACCATTGT TATTGTTAAGTAGTAATATGCCGTACATCACAATGAAAATCGTCTTGCTACTCGTATACAGCTTTTGTATAACTTGTGATGCAAATTTCAAATTGCATAAAATCATTGCACACGTCAACAACGCAAACGCAACATGGCAG GCCGGAGTAAACAGCTTTCATACAAACGACCACAAAAAATTAGTGGGAACTTTTTACCATCCCGACGCGGATATTTTAGACCACGAAGCCTTTGAAGGTACTGCAGTCAATGGTGGCGATTGTGACAACGATGGTGATGGAGATGCGAACGAAGTACCAGAGAGTTTCGATGCCCGATACCATTGGTTCGATTGCACTTCCATCTCACACATCTGGAATCAAGGCAACTGTGCGGCCGATTGG gCCATATCTGTGACTTCGGCGATGAACGATCGCATATGTATCGCATCCAAGGGTAACATTACTGCACTTTATTCGCCACAAAAAGTGGTTTCCTGTTGCGAAGATTGTGGTAACGGATGCAACGGAGGATACACTGCAGCCGCTTGGagatatatactaaaaaaaggaATCGTTACTGGTGGCGACTACGGAAGCAACGAG GGTTGTCAGCCGTGGCTCGTACAGCCATGCAACGCATCCACTACTTCCGCCGATCCGAGCTCGGTGCTCGGGCCACATGGCGTGTGCGGCGGCGACCCAGTAGCCACTCCGAAATGTGATTTGAGCTGCTACAATGCACAACACAAGGGCAAGTACTTGGACGAAATTATCAAAG CCAAGAGAATTTTTACGTTCGACGGGTGTGCAGCGAGGAAAAATCTGAGGAAACACGGACCCTACGTAGTCACGATGCGAGTTTACGAAGATTTCCTCGCTTACAAGtctg GTGTTTACCATCATGTCACTGGTGATTATTTAGGACTGTTGTCAGTTCGGATGATTGGATGGGGTTTGGAAGGAGGACAAGGGTACTGGTTGTTAGCTAATTCATGGGGAACTTCTTGGGGCGACAAAGGATATTTCAAAATCAGACGCTTTGCAAACGAATGTTGGATTGAGAATTTCAGATACGCTGGCATACCAAAATTGTGA
- the LOC114121788 gene encoding ADP-ribosylation factor-like protein 5A produces the protein MGLLFSKIWSYFGTEEHKIVIIGLDNAGKTTILYQFLMNEVVHTSPTIGSNVEEVVWNNIHFIMWDLGGQQSLRAAWSTYYCNTEFVIVVIDSTDRSRLDLSREELYKVLNNEELSSAAVLVYANKQDMKGALTAAEISKHLNLTSIKKQQWHIQACCALTGEGLYQGLEWICSQLKNK, from the exons ATGGGCCtcttgttttcaaaaatatggaGTTACTTTGGCACcgaag AGCACAAAATCGTTATAATTGGCTTGGACAATGCGGGCAAGACTACCATATTGTACCAGTTCTTAATGAATGAGGTTGTACATACTTCACCGACTATTGGCTCAAACGTTGAAGAAGTTGTATggaacaatatacattttataatgtggGATCTGGGTGGACAGCAATCTCTCAGAGCCGCTTGGTCCACCTACTATTGTAACACAGAG TTTGTAATAGTCGTCATTGACTCGACCGATCGCAGTCGTCTGGATTTGAGTCGTGAAGAACTGTACAAGGTATTGAACAATGAAGAACTTTCTTCAGCTGCTGTTCTTGTTTATGCCAACAAACAAGACATGAAAGGTGCATTAACCGCTGCAGAGATTAGCAAACATTTAAACCTGACTTCcattaaaaaacaacagtGGCATATTCAAGCTTGTTGTGCATTAACTGGTGAAGG actGTATCAAGGTCTAGAATGGATATGCAGTCAATTGAAGAACAAATAA